The Scyliorhinus canicula chromosome 21, sScyCan1.1, whole genome shotgun sequence region GGGACAGGTTGGATTCAAACTAAATTCTTCCACAGTAACAACACTGTGTGTTTCACAGTGTAACCCTCTGGCAGGACAGCTAACTGAGGAAAGCACAGGTTGACGTGTGTAGCAGGAGTGCCTGTATTTGGAAGAGGGGACAGATCCGAGCTTTTCCTATATGGGAGGCCAGACACTGCCGACACTTTCTACCACAATACCGGCATGTGCCTTCCCCGCCTCCTCCGTTTGCGATATCCAGGCCTCATCTGTCCAATTTTCCCCTCTGAGGGAGGGGTTGCTGGGAAGTGGCAGTTCCTGTACCAGCGAtgcagggttggggagggggccgtAAACAGTCAGTCACTCAGTCTCTGAAGTCGCTACTTCCTCTTGCGCCGCACGACCGTCCAGCCGTCCTGTGGTGGCGGCTCCTCCGCCGTTGTGCTGGGGCCTGGTTGCTGCAGTGGGCTGGGCTCGCTGTTGGAACCGTGGGGGCCGCAGTCCATCGCCTGTTGACAAAGAGGAAAGCGGTGGGggtgaggaaatgaacagaaaggcacaatgggtagttaggccaagttagaagtaaaattttactgcagtagaataaggagttaggttagtggacttttaaacatcaactgggattcaaggaaggaagagggggatgggcagccactaggaccatttctttgttgccagggatactgggaaaaggggccttaggccaggttaaggaatgtggggaaaacctatgggagctttgcatttgcaccgttgccttatttggttgtatgtatgtgaaacttgatgcaacttgaatgtatatgaaattagatgttttgtccctttgtctgCACTCTGGCTGCTGAAGGTTCAGGAGACATGGTTGTGTCCTGAtgtcccaatagagtgagtcacccagctagctggttaaaataaacaataactgatacctgcaaatccgtctcaaattttattgagatcagactggcagcaaaagaatcaggattgtcatttggtgccgaaatccggGATTTCTCCAGACGATCACCTCTCATCTGCGAAATCGGAATTGGACTGATCTCGGACGGGGaaagaggaaatgggcccacgatGTGAGTAGCTGGAAAATTACCACGtcgattttcctctctctcgtaTTCTGATTACaatctaatcactcgcatttgatcgtCTCGATCGGCAAgatcgtctcgacgaaatcaaaggtcagtccgGCGGATTAGAAGAATTCATTTCAGTCGATACAGGTACGGCTGAGGGGTTGAACATAATTGAGTGAATACGGAGTAACAATTCAGCTGGTGACTGTTGCCTAGTAAGTCAGTTGCATGTgagttgaaaattaaaattggttatattaaattacactaattcggttaaggtctttaacgggttgatggaatgtcacagagacaattcagttaagaccgctgatggaatgttctggagacaattcaattccgtacaattagaattggctaaGTTAAAATTTATTGTTGGGAGATATGTTTTTTGAGTGAAACAAggaattgggagatgaatggccactagggggaacCAGAGACTTGGGAAGTTTAGAACTGTATCGGAAAGTGGAGCTCTCATGATTTGGTAAAATTCTATTCTGGTTTCTTTGAAAATTCAAACTTTTATTGTTCGGTTGGCtgagatgaatgaaagtataatgatttgaattccttttgtttgaatggagatctccaacgaatgaatgagtccgtttaataaaaatctgtgaacatcctctggtattcctagtttttaaaatgttgtgttttgcaaaACAAAGTTGCACATCAATTAGGAGGTATACTCGGccattaaagtgagatttaaaacggggtaagtgtttgaaagttctttagaaaACCAGTAATAAcgattaacattgtgggagttaattagaacataattctcgggaagtaaacaaaaagcaaaatcaaaatgtataaattgggatttgtaaatgattagtttcaactcggcatagtcttggctgctaaaaaaaaaaaatattttagaaataagagaaCAAAGGAATCTAAATTGAAATGTGAAGACTAGGCATTCGGTGTGTGCCATGTGCTCCTTTGTTAGAGGCAGCCATGATGTACCTACAATTAAAAATTTTGTTCGGTGTGTTCCAAATTTGTAGCgatttcagtattttctctgGAAACTCACTACACATTAAATTTACTGATCGGGGATATTCATACAGCAAAGACTATGGATTTGTGTTTTGGACTACATTGCAGATGGAGCTTTAAGGGATAAAGATATGGGACCGGAGCTTAGATTAGGAgtattacttgcagtatcaggaaatgagaatctgatggcagggaaagattaataaaaatagatgcaaaaaaaaagaaaaaattaagATATAAACACCAATTGATAACTAGAGGAGATAAGGAAAGCACTACTAGTAATACCTTTGGCACTAAACATTACGTATACTGTAAATTGCCACAAGGATATGTTAATTCCCCGAACCACtttcaggcaatagtaagggagctgattaaacatggtttggctttagtatatattGATGATGTGTTAATTAGAGATGATGATCGGGGGGGACACATGTGGAAAGTGTGACCAAAATTATCAAAACACTTAGTAAACTAGGATTTAAAATAGGTTTAAagaaatgccagattggcaggagcgaAGTTGACTATTTAGGGTATTCAGTGTCAaaggcaggcagggaggccagtgtTGGGATGAGAGAGAAAGTTACTAGAATCACAGCGTCTGTTTCACGAAACGGGGTTCAGCAAATCATGAGAACTTTCGGGTATTTGAGACACCGATGGAAGAATGGTCATGAGCGTGTGCAGGCCCTCTTTTTCCTCGGAACAGCAAAAGAAATTTGTACTTTTTAATCACAGCTGATAGAAACACTGGGGAAGTTGCATTAGAGAACTGGTCCCCATTTTAAAATGATTCATGgtgaacataatgaaacatcgtGTCAAAGGTGTGGCACGTCCTGTAGCCCAGTGGTTTGGTCAAGGAGTAATCATATGAAACCTAGGAGGATGACATATACAGTGTAGTCAGACGATTTGATATTGCATTTAGAACGacagaaatggggaaatgcttcggctcAAAGCAATACTGGTGATTGAAGTTTGTGATGACCTGGGGATGTACAATTAGCCTAACAGTGCTTAGCGACTctatcactgcaatgatgccgtgccaCAGGGTAGATCATATCCCCCAACCGCTCGGACAagggaaaaaggaatgtttgggtgtgggtgtcagtgAATTGAAACCTGTTAGCGGCATCGATAGGACAGGTGATACAGTGAAAATATCATGTTCAGAACTTAGCTTTCAAaaaatcctgtcacaatcagaattaaaaacattgaagtagatgcagtagcaatatccgaAATGCAGCAGGGAAagtttcgacctgattgaatcactgagttagaaaaagagtaatggtggcaatggaaatccggaagtcctggagagggtacttctggaatatccaagcaaggataggaagatacaaatcaagaaatagggccctctccgcctttgacctgttcatttgggtttcagatgaagcaacaataatacagatgacgaacctgaacaacacttcGGAGAAGAATGTTTCAGGCAGTATGGGagaaaaactaatgatacaattggctacatatttgagggaattaaatgatagagcccggaagaaaaaccttatgggttagcaacaaatcaaaatatcaaattattactgaatagtgaaacctccggtcagacatctctaactggacgatAGCTGATGGGTGCTCTGTGGTCTCCAGGTGGGGCGTATTACGCGGTGgcgttattaagggtctcggcagacagcagcgactgacgaggaacgcCCGTATTTTCAATGGCAATAGTTTAAGAATCTTAGCAGCTTGCTGCCACAAGGGGAAATTTCtaaccaatgcagcaaccaatatagcattggagagtacaACAGTTATGACAGacgaaatgtcctgtaagttgttagggactgttatgtatggaTTCAATTGGGTTGCAACCCCAAAAAGTTAACTGCATTAAATGTGCGAGTAGtgttattgaaaaaaaaacaaataatggcaagtatacacttcatgctgtaaggaaaatgataacggacaaaaggggtttgaagaaaactgagttattgtctcaagtaagccagggctggcagattacatggttcagtacaatgttcgacgttagtgttaggaagtcaggaatagaaacaggatcagttgaagctcctgcaattaataaagcaagataatcagtggctaatacatgatatcataatttaccattccaatgagaaacggaaaACACTTcctacattaaaaaaaacccaaTGAGGGATGAaagaccttttggtcgctgatggactgagttgtgtgctgtttctaagggacatgaggaagcttttacggtgctgctaccccagggtagtcagatgccttggaggtaatGGAACACACGGAcatagctattgtgttaccttcctgagcggcgacagctatggttcacggtgactggacttgaggaaagcacaacacaaagggtctatcgacaatggtctgcgagatggatgcatttactaTTGATTTCCGTGCagagtttacaaatcatgacatgtacataCGAATGGCAAGaatgagggatagttgctagtcagtacaactataagagggatataaaccctacagcatgattcagctcagagttagctctcatagctcggtcatggggttttacctgatgcatggattgataatacttgttattataattgtatactgtatAATCATTGTGTTTATATGTGTTGTAAGCTGGCTATGGTTCGGATGACGCCGATAGACTTGGCCCATCATTACTCCCCAAGATGACATCCCATTACTGGTGACCATGAACACCAGAAGGAAGCTGGACGGAGAGCCAGAGGCTGTAAAAATGcaatgaggtgtttatgtacggaataccagctcagttaagttctgataacgggccccgtttattggacagattaaggaggagttctgctcccagttgagcATACGCCAGCAGTTCCACTGTGTGTACTGGCCACTGACGGCCGGCTTGGTTGAgtgacacaatcagaccctcaaaaccaaCTTGGCCAAATTACAAGTGGACAGGGGGTTAACGTGgtttaagttgctccccgttgccctcttccagctgcggGTCACACCTGCGGGATTGGCCCAGCTCTTTCCTGCCGAGATCGTTtatggcaggcccattagaaccctggaacctgcatgttcccagactggtccagtttcaccatatgactgaagaaagtcaggtttaggggcagcacggtagaatggtggttagcataaatgcttcacagctccagggtcccaggttcgattcccggctgggtcactgtctgtgcggagtctgcacgccctccccgtgtgtgcgtgggtttcctccgggtgctccggtttcctcccacagtccaaagatgtgcgggttaggtggattggccatgctaaattgaccgtggtgtcctaaaaagtaaggttcggggcgggcgggggggggggggggggggggggggggggggggggggggggggttgttgggttacgggtatagggtggatacgtgggtttgagtagggtgatcattgctcggcacaacatcgagggccgaagggcctgttctgtgctgtactgttctatgttctaaaggactaactatgttctagacCTCACTAAAGCCCTCAAGGAACTCCATAGCCAGTTTCGAGCGGCTCACCTGTCACCGTCCCCATTATAGATCGCTTGAAAAATGAAacatcagtgcagcctggtagttatgtcatggttaagaactggactcggaaagggttggagccacagtgaaaggagcccttccaagttctccttaccacccccgttgcagttaaagtggaggggcagagtgctgggtctacctccaccactgcaaaatggtcggtcactaacctgcctcgtgtccccagcgctgttttacaggtCTGGAGCCTGACGGATTGGATACGGGCCGCCTGTGCTGTCCTCAGCTTTGCCTCACTTGGAACGCCATCTATACCTATAATCCCGACCAAgctacaaggacatttcacttatgcagaggtgacgttctccgctgcccccatgtacgagggcatagtatcgactcatggaaggttatcAAGTTAAAGGACAATGAAGGGCTCATGAAACAATTATATCGGTCCCAGcgatgggaagggaacattgcatggacattgccttgtttttggagtaaatgtacatttgattttggatgtgataaaactggtgccataaaggtaaaatcagatggtgtggagggggtaggaaaaggttataggggagagaggaggaatagcAAGAGGACGGAACGAGTAAGGGAGGCACGACGAGAACGCAGGTTATCAGGAGGTATACTTACTTCACTTAGGACCCAGAATGGGGGAAACCTGAGCAGCTtgaatctcttctaccaaatctaccaccgcatgtatggtcagggacaggtggtctgctacccgaaccccgcatcggtgtctaggttattttccgtCTCACCGCTTTGAGGAACTCCCCAAAACGGTGGTTCACTGTcagcgttccgagccaccgcacgagcaagttactcttccttacgatccgggttcggtcccaccagctatttgccttccccttcctcgggataactcccattcacagtatgataagcttcaacggtggaaggtgtatatacctagccacttcactcccaatagagattcccggtcgtacgagaattgtttcagcagtgaggggtacggctgtttgctggcagagatggaaatgaatataacatgtctgttatATTACAagtctgttctccacttgtactgatcgtAAGTGtcgcataaccctgacatcaggtcaatgcgtctgttacaatgccacttgtgtcccgctgaaggcaggccttcagctttgtggctgggcgaatgtctctcatatcactgtagggactagggctttccgcattgctaggaggcccgaatgggcgttccaaagctggataaactgggctactgggggattcctgctcaaccgatatactgattgtgatgctaacCTGTCTACGGATCAAGGGTACTccttccggggcagcacggtagcattgtggatagcacaatcgcttcacagctccagggtcccaggttcaattccggcttggggtcactgcctgtgtggagtctgtacatcctccccttgtgtgcgtgggtttcctccgggtgctccggtttcctcccacggtccaaagatgtgcaggctaggtggattggccatgataaattgccctcagtgtccagtgttactgggttatggggatagggtggaggtgttaactgtgggtagggtgctctttccaagagccggtgcagactcgatgggccaaatggcctccttctccactgtaaattctatgttctttaATGGCATCGCGACTAATATTTTGTCACCTCCGTTTCCCCGCCAAAtcgctatcgggactctagtccctaccacAGTCCCCTGTCCCTCTGCGTGCGGGCAGTCTCCGCAGAATTCTGCCAGAGGGGAATCCTGAGCACAGCTAGGGATTGGACCaataaaggagggaatgaggaaatgaacagaaaggcataatgttaggccaagttaggagtaaaattttactgcagtagaataaggagttaggtcAGTGGccttttaaacatcaactgggattcaaggcaggaagagggggatgggcagccactaggaccatttctttgttgccagggatactgggaaaaggggccacaggccaggttaaggaatgtggggaaaacctatgggagctttgcatttgcacCGTTGCCTTATTGGGTCGTAtgcatgtgaaacttgatgcaacttgaatgtatatgaaatcagatgttttgtccctttgtctgCACTCTGGCTGCTGAAGGTTCAGGAGACATGGTTGTGGCCTGATgccccaatagagtgagtcacccagctagctggttaaaataaacaataactgatacctgcaaatccgtctcaaattttattgagaccagactggcagcaaaagaatcagcacggtagcatggtggttagcataaatgcttcacagctccagggtcccaggttcgattccggcttgggtcactgtctgtgcggagtctgcacgtcctcccagtgtgtgcgtgggtttcctccgggtgctccggattcctcccacagtccaaagatgtgcgggttaggtggattgcccatgctaaattgcccgtagcgtcctaaaattaaggtgtggggggggggggggttgttgttgggttatgggtatagggtggatacgtgggtttgagtagggtgatcattgctcggcacaacatcgagggccgaagggcctgttctgtgctgtactgttctatgattgtCAGGGGGTCAGGAGAGTTGGTCACCGAGGCAGCAAGCCCGGTGGGATTGGCTTTTAAAATATTTCAGAAGCGGCAAGGCGCCCAGTTCTTTGGGCAGAGACCAGCACTGCCACTTTAGCaccacccctcctgccctcccTCCATTTGGCAGTTCATGAACCCAAAGCGGTTTAAGCACTTCTCGCCCTCAAGCTGTGGCTGATAGGTGGCACCTGGGCCCCACCCTGCCCTGCCTGGAGGCTCAAGCCCACCCCCaggtgagatggggttggggCCGGACCCTGTGTAACATGCCTGGCAGAGTATCCACACCAACCCACCGTGGGCAGCTGTTCTCGCTGCCACCAtatcctcccccccaaaccccccggaCATGACATTTTGACCGCCCACCTGAAACGGGCACCAATTAAAAGAGTTTCTTGATTTAAATAACCACTTCCTGACACTTACTTCTGTTTCATCATCGTCCTCCTCGCTGCTATCGTCCGCGACTCCCGGGCTCTCCCCTTCCACTGCGTTCACCTTCACGTTGCCCTTCCTCTGCGCCAGCTCTCCGATGCGACCCCTGACCTCTGCTTCCTGGCCCCTCTGGCACAGGCCAAAAAAGGTCCGGATCTGCAGCGCCACCTGAGGGAAGAGAGGCGCGCACACAGGGAAAGGGTTAGGGAAACCAGCTGGCCGGGTGTCCAAACTGCCTAGAAACATCACCGGGGGGAGGGCAGGAGCTGGGATCATTTGGCTCAGAGCagggaaggttgaggggagatttagtCCAGGCATTTAGTCAGCTTCTCTGTATCTGTTTCCAATGGGGAGATGGTCAATAGtcagagggacacagatttagTCACGTCACATCAGGAATACtaggcacagttttggtctcattataAAATTGCTTTAGAAACTTTCAGAGATCACTCATTCCTGGCGGAGAGGCTGCGATAGAAATATGGAGGGGTGtaagggctggaggtggttacagagatagggagggttgtaggggctggaggaggttacagagatagggaggggtgtaggggctggaggaggttacagagatagggaggggtgtaggggctggaggaggttacagagatagggagggttgtaggggctggaggaggttacagagatagggaggggtgtaggggctggaggaggttacagagatagggaggggtgtaggggctggaggaggttacagagatagggagggttgtaggggctggaggaggttacagagatagggagggttgtaggggctggaggaggttacagagatatggaggggtgtaggggctggaggaggttacagagatagggagggtgtaggggctggaggtggttacagagatagggaggggtgtaggggctggatgaggttacagagatagggaggggtgtaagggctggaggaggttacagagatagggaggggtgtaggggctggaggtggttacagagatagggagggttgtaggggctggaggaggttacagagatatggaggggtgtaggggctgcaggaggttaccgagatagggagggttgtgggggctggagggggttacagagatagggagggggtgtaggggctggaggttacagagatagggagggttgtaggggctggaggaggttacagagatagggagggttgtaggggctggaggaggttagtgatagggagggttgtaggggctggaggaggttagagatagggagggttgtaggggctggaggaggttagagatagggagggttgtaggggctggaggaggttagtgatagggagggttgtaggggctggaggagtttagtgatagggagggttgtaggggctggaggaggttagtgatagggagggttgtaggggctggaggaggttagagatagggagggttgttggggctgaaggaggttacagagatagggagggttgtaggggctggaggtggttagtgatagggagggttgtaggggctggaggaggttagagatagggagggttgtagaggctggaggttacagagatagggaggggtgtaggctggaggaggttacagagatagggagggttgtaggggccggaggaggttacagagacagggagggttgtaggggccggaggaggttagagatagggaggggtgtagggcctggaggaggttacagagatagggaggggagaggctggaggatgttacagtgatagggagggttgtaggggccggaggaggttacagagatagggtc contains the following coding sequences:
- the tsr2 gene encoding pre-rRNA-processing protein TSR2 homolog; amino-acid sequence: MAALKEEARLLFTEGVRSALEAWAALQVAVENGFGGAHSQQKADWMVNAVAQYFYDNVDLESEEIEELLADMVYNEFDTVIEDGSLPEVALQIRTFFGLCQRGQEAEVRGRIGELAQRKGNVKVNAVEGESPGVADDSSEEDDDETEAMDCGPHGSNSEPSPLQQPGPSTTAEEPPPQDGWTVVRRKRK